CGCTAAAATACCAACAACGGCATTGAAATAAACGAAAACCACGATTAAAATCGTGGGAAAACAGGTACAGAATAGTATAAACCAGCAGGTTTTTTCCCATAACTAAAGTTATGTGTTTCTTTTTTTAATCTTTCCCTTTTTTTCTAAAAATACAAATTTATTCTGACACTGATAAAATAATCTTTCCTTTATTCTGATTTGCTTCCATGTGTTTGTGTGCTTGTTCTGCCAATGCCCAATCAAAAATAGAATCAATAACAGGCTTTAAGTTTTCTTTTTGAAATAATGGCAAAGCAAATTCTGAAAACTGTTTTGTTAGTTCTCTTTGATACTCCAAAGAACGAGCACGCAATGTCGAACCTGTAATCTGAATTCTTTTTATCAAGATTTTTGAAAGATTTGCCTCTTCTAATTTTGCACCACTCATAGCTGCCAAAATCGCCATTTTTCCATCAATAGCAATACAGTCGATATTTTGTTTCCAATAGTTTTGACCAATAAAATCGATGATATAATTTACTCCTTTATCGTCAGTTTGTTCTGAAATTACTTTTGCAAAATCTTCATTTTTGTAATCTATGACTACATCTGCACCCAAATTTCGGCAAAATTCATGTTTTGACTTTGAAGCCGTAACAAAAATTTTCATTCCCAAAACTTTACAAATCTGAATAGCAGCCGAACCAACACCACTAGCACCAGCATGAATCAAAATACTTTTCTGAATTTTATTATTATTTCCTTCGCTCTCAATCTCTGTATTTTCCCTAATTCCTAATCCCCAATCCCTATTTCCCAACAATGTCCAAAAAATAGTCTGAAAAGCTGTCAAAAATACTTCTGGAATTGCAGCAGCTTCTTCAAAAGAAAAATGTTTTGGTTTTGAGATTGCCATTTGTGCATCTATTGTAGCATATTCTGCATCTCCTCCTCCTCCAATAAGTCCGAAAACTTCATCACCTACTTTATGATTAGTTACATTTTTACCAATTTCTACAATTTCTCCTGCGATTTCTAATCCTAAAATTTTTGATGCTCCTTTTGGTGGTGGATATTTTCCTGCTCGTTGTAAAAGGTCTGCTCTATTTAAAGCTGTTGCTTTTACTTTTACCAAAATCTCATTTTCTGATGGAGTTGGTTTTTGAGTATCTCCTACCTGTAAAGGTTCGCTTGGATTTTCAGAATTATATAGAATAGCTTTCACAATTATTTTTTAGTTTGGTTTAAGAAGATGATATTGAGAGTCATTGGTGGGAAAATGGCAAAAAAGAGTATCATAACTTCGCCATTGTTGGTGTCCTTACCATAGGAAATAGAGTTATTTACTCCTTTAGGAGTTGTATATTGGTAGAAAAAAAGAGAAAGCTACCTCTCATTTACTCCGTAGGAGTTTCATAATGGTAAGATTTTGTCTTTAAATGTCATAAATTCTACCAATATATAGTTCCTACGGAACAAGGAACAATTATTTATTCTCATTTTTTCTACCAATATGAAGTTCCTACGGAACAGAGTTACAATAAAAATTTTAACCTTACGGCTATAGTGTCCTCACCAACGATTTTTTATTTTAATTTCTAATTTCTTCGCCAATTATCACAAATGATAGCTGTAGCAATGGCAGCATTTAAAGATTCTGCACTTTCTGTATCATTTCCATTACCTGAGGCAAAACTAGGAATAGTAACTTTATTCGTAATTTCTTTTCCTAGTTGTTCTGATATTCCGTGCGATTCACTTCCGATAACTAAAATTCCTTTTTGTGGAAATTTGGATTGATGTACATTTTTTCCGTCCAAAAATGCCCCAAAGGTATTTCCTTCTGCTAGTTTTAAAAATTCAAATTCATTTCCATAGTGTACTTTCACACGAAGAAAAGAACCCATTGTAGCCGAAAGTGTTTTTGAGTTATATAAATCTACAGTTTGCTCTGAGCAGAAAATATGTTCTATTCCATACCAATCAGCAATTCGAATAATTGTTCCCAAATTTCCTGGGTCATTGATATTTTCTAAAAGCAAAGATAGATTTTCTAGTTTTTTGGGAACTTTTAAAGTTGGAAATTCTAAAACAGCAATCGCAGCATTATTTGACTTTAACGAACCTGCTTCACTAAGTTTATTAGAAGTAGATAAAATAATTTCAAACTGTTCGTTTACTTTGTTATTCAAAAAATTCTGATTTTCTAAATCAGTTAAAAAATCTTGTGTAGCAAAAAGTTGTTTTATTTTGTAGGGCGAATATGTAGCTTGAAGTGTTTCGGTTACAATTTTTGCACCTTCTATCAAAAATGAATTTGTAGCTTTTCTTTCTTTTTTTTGTTGAAGAGAGCGTAAAAATTTTCTTTGGGCGTTTGTCATTTTAAATGGAGTGAGTAATTTTTCTAATGTCTTTGCATCAATAAAATTTTATGAAGCATTTCCTAAACGTGCAAATTCTTCTTCATAATTGATACTTTCTTTTTGCATCAAATTATTATTTGAATAAAACTCACTGAGCAGACGATTAAGCAACAAATAATTTTCTTCAGATTGAATTTTAGATGAATTCAATGTTTGAATCAATTCTGCCACATATTCTGCTTTTTCTGCTCTATATTGAGATGCCATAAATTCAGAATCATTCTCACTATGTAATTTTATCATTTTATTTACCTCATTTATTTGTTCAATAA
This is a stretch of genomic DNA from Bernardetia sp. MNP-M8. It encodes these proteins:
- a CDS encoding NAD(P)H-quinone oxidoreductase encodes the protein MKAILYNSENPSEPLQVGDTQKPTPSENEILVKVKATALNRADLLQRAGKYPPPKGASKILGLEIAGEIVEIGKNVTNHKVGDEVFGLIGGGGDAEYATIDAQMAISKPKHFSFEEAAAIPEVFLTAFQTIFWTLLGNRDWGLGIRENTEIESEGNNNKIQKSILIHAGASGVGSAAIQICKVLGMKIFVTASKSKHEFCRNLGADVVIDYKNEDFAKVISEQTDDKGVNYIIDFIGQNYWKQNIDCIAIDGKMAILAAMSGAKLEEANLSKILIKRIQITGSTLRARSLEYQRELTKQFSEFALPLFQKENLKPVIDSIFDWALAEQAHKHMEANQNKGKIILSVSE
- a CDS encoding RNA methyltransferase, with translation MTNAQRKFLRSLQQKKERKATNSFLIEGAKIVTETLQATYSPYKIKQLFATQDFLTDLENQNFLNNKVNEQFEIILSTSNKLSEAGSLKSNNAAIAVLEFPTLKVPKKLENLSLLLENINDPGNLGTIIRIADWYGIEHIFCSEQTVDLYNSKTLSATMGSFLRVKVHYGNEFEFLKLAEGNTFGAFLDGKNVHQSKFPQKGILVIGSESHGISEQLGKEITNKVTIPSFASGNGNDTESAESLNAAIATAIICDNWRRN